In Peptococcaceae bacterium, a single window of DNA contains:
- the tnpA gene encoding IS200/IS605 family transposase, whose amino-acid sequence MDTESLSHTQWNCKYHIVFAPKYRRQVIYGKIKADIGIILRKLCEFKKVEIIEANACPDHIHMLVSIPPKISVSSFVGYLKGKSSLMIFDRHANLKYKYGNRHFWCRGYYVDTVGRNKKAIEQYIRKQLQEDIASDQISLKEFIDPFTGEPVDKNRKK is encoded by the coding sequence TTGGATACAGAGAGTTTATCACATACACAATGGAACTGCAAATATCACATAGTATTTGCACCGAAATACAGAAGGCAAGTGATATATGGAAAAATCAAGGCGGATATAGGGATTATACTAAGGAAACTTTGTGAATTTAAGAAGGTAGAAATAATAGAAGCAAATGCCTGCCCAGACCACATACACATGTTGGTGTCAATACCACCGAAAATAAGCGTGTCAAGCTTTGTGGGCTATCTCAAAGGAAAAAGCTCGCTGATGATATTTGACAGGCACGCAAACTTGAAATACAAGTACGGCAACAGGCATTTCTGGTGCAGAGGGTATTATGTGGATACGGTGGGGCGAAACAAAAAGGCAATAGAACAATATATCAGAAAGCAGTTGCAAGAGGACATAGCATCCGACCAGATAAGTCTAAAAGAGTTCATAGACCCGTTTACGGGTGAGCCAGTAGACAAAAACAGAAAGAAATAA
- a CDS encoding CYTH domain-containing protein produces the protein MPAGLETELKLRFTGEESWGKMCGDPFLRKREIPGTRRSVKLETVYYDTPSHALKKERLAYRVRRQGEEWVATVKADGLAGGGLHQRREWSAAATGPKPDIGLFLRTPVGERLEKALGEEALGELFRTDFQRTSIELKLPGGGCVEFAADLGEIRAGSRRSCIREIELELKEGSIAELLRLAAMLARRYPLFPEAKSKYYRGLELAGLEPLREETMVEKPAILPSDETEEAFGMVLAACIRAAVSELESFINSPAGFQVVCRFRSALWRFFSVLALCKELVSKNDYEVKRKDLLGLIKETDRLWEVDALLEAVRKIEAANSAGEEKNSRLQDFLSGMLEAQRQNFAEKAAGGRFTPVLLDLWGWVLDFPRKNKKTGMPTIGEFMEKKLVSLAKKMIAGGQPGDFSGASQAYSLFAGFIELQSNFEQFGTFGDKDTSALSASLGKIRDQLAALHGIHRSRDLLTRISAGAAQADICAEAGRFEELLAAEERVLRCKLPESWERFRDEAERFVK, from the coding sequence ATGCCTGCAGGTCTGGAAACTGAACTGAAGTTGCGTTTTACCGGCGAGGAAAGCTGGGGTAAAATGTGCGGAGACCCGTTTTTGAGGAAAAGGGAGATCCCGGGGACAAGACGGTCGGTTAAACTGGAAACCGTCTATTATGATACTCCTTCTCATGCCTTGAAAAAGGAAAGGTTGGCGTACCGCGTCCGCCGTCAAGGGGAAGAGTGGGTTGCCACCGTGAAGGCCGACGGGCTGGCCGGCGGCGGGTTGCACCAGCGCCGGGAATGGAGCGCCGCTGCTACTGGACCAAAACCGGATATTGGCCTATTTTTGCGGACGCCGGTGGGTGAGCGGCTGGAAAAGGCGCTGGGGGAAGAAGCCTTGGGCGAGTTGTTTAGAACCGATTTCCAGCGGACAAGCATTGAATTGAAACTGCCGGGAGGCGGCTGCGTCGAGTTTGCCGCCGACTTGGGAGAGATAAGGGCGGGGTCTAGGAGAAGCTGCATCAGGGAGATCGAACTTGAATTAAAGGAAGGAAGCATTGCCGAGCTTTTGCGGCTTGCGGCGATGCTGGCCAGGAGATACCCGCTTTTCCCTGAAGCCAAAAGCAAGTATTACCGGGGACTGGAGCTGGCGGGTCTTGAACCGTTGCGGGAGGAAACAATGGTGGAAAAACCGGCGATACTGCCTTCGGATGAGACGGAGGAAGCCTTCGGCATGGTGCTGGCCGCCTGTATCCGGGCGGCGGTAAGTGAGCTGGAGAGCTTTATCAACAGTCCGGCCGGTTTCCAGGTTGTTTGCCGGTTTAGAAGTGCGCTCTGGCGTTTTTTTTCCGTTCTTGCCTTGTGCAAGGAGCTTGTCTCCAAGAATGATTATGAAGTAAAAAGAAAGGATTTGCTGGGGTTAATAAAGGAGACGGACAGGCTGTGGGAGGTTGACGCGCTGCTGGAAGCAGTGAGAAAAATAGAAGCGGCAAATTCAGCCGGTGAAGAGAAAAACTCGCGCCTTCAGGATTTTCTTTCGGGAATGCTGGAGGCACAGCGGCAAAATTTCGCTGAAAAAGCGGCTGGGGGGAGGTTTACGCCTGTCTTATTGGATTTGTGGGGCTGGGTATTGGATTTTCCCCGGAAGAATAAGAAAACGGGTATGCCGACAATTGGTGAATTCATGGAAAAGAAGCTTGTTTCGCTGGCGAAAAAAATGATTGCCGGTGGGCAGCCCGGGGATTTCAGCGGCGCATCCCAGGCATATTCGCTGTTTGCCGGGTTCATTGAACTACAGTCCAATTTTGAGCAGTTCGGGACTTTTGGCGACAAAGACACCTCCGCTCTTTCCGCTTCCTTGGGGAAAATTAGGGACCAGCTGGCAGCACTGCATGGTATACACAGGAGCCGGGACCTGCTAACACGGATTTCAGCCGGTGCCGCACAGGCGGATATTTGCGCTGAAGCCGGCCGTTTTGAAGAACTGCTGGCGGCTGAAGAAAGGGTTCTGCGGTGCAAACTGCCGGAGTCCTGGGAGCGGTTTCGGGATGAAGCGGAAAGATTTGTGAAATGA
- a CDS encoding DUF5716 family protein, whose product MAKLFEILPNNLFSILVSKNKGIYVEALMALRKAFKQEMAISKADLVSMLIANLDEMMMEMDFAAEADDGEGDSPAEEKGGPGLSAAAHFILRRLRETGWIDVEYQVDSFEEYITLPDYAVKLLNLLYSFTDESVREYNSYVYSAYSDLKLADQERDEYTYTALTSAYEKTVQLVDELKTLHNNIRRYHQSLNEYATVNDVLKGHFDEYSSLVIDRFYHPLKTLDSVPRFKTPVLNILGGWLADHSLRERMSEQAMLRGKYKTREEAGEDIILKIGEIMDIYERLDEMLEEIDRKNSAYTRASIEKMRYLLNSDRSIKGKIVELLTRTASSPAGRQSVLLERMAGIVQAYRQGYLDEKSLYLRAAGNRAADDTPLQARPVEEDAGEHSLVEFMDRARKSFSHARVMAFMQELLAGLEVVNSTEIPLRDDESFILLLLAALKGNDKQVFYQVEFLEGYHDNNGYRIPKMRFVRKERKNVG is encoded by the coding sequence TTGGCGAAGCTCTTTGAGATACTGCCGAATAACCTCTTTTCCATACTGGTTTCCAAGAACAAGGGCATCTATGTGGAGGCCCTGATGGCGCTGCGGAAGGCTTTCAAGCAGGAGATGGCCATCAGCAAGGCCGACTTGGTGTCCATGCTCATTGCCAACCTGGACGAAATGATGATGGAGATGGATTTTGCCGCGGAAGCGGATGACGGCGAGGGGGATTCCCCGGCCGAGGAAAAAGGCGGGCCCGGCCTTTCCGCCGCCGCTCACTTCATCCTGCGGCGATTGAGGGAGACCGGCTGGATAGACGTGGAATACCAGGTGGATTCCTTCGAAGAGTATATCACCCTGCCGGATTACGCGGTGAAGCTGCTTAACCTTTTATATTCCTTCACGGACGAGAGTGTCAGGGAATACAATTCTTATGTGTATTCGGCCTATTCCGACCTGAAGCTGGCCGACCAGGAGCGTGACGAATACACTTATACCGCCCTGACCAGCGCTTACGAGAAGACCGTCCAGCTGGTGGACGAGTTGAAGACCCTGCACAACAATATCCGGCGCTATCACCAGAGCCTTAATGAATACGCCACGGTGAACGACGTCTTGAAAGGCCATTTTGACGAGTACAGCAGCTTGGTCATCGACAGGTTTTATCACCCGCTGAAGACCCTGGATTCGGTTCCGCGCTTCAAGACGCCGGTCCTGAATATCCTGGGCGGTTGGCTGGCCGACCATTCCCTAAGGGAACGGATGAGCGAGCAGGCCATGCTGCGCGGCAAGTACAAAACCAGAGAAGAAGCGGGAGAGGATATTATCCTGAAAATCGGGGAGATAATGGATATTTATGAGCGGCTGGACGAGATGCTGGAGGAGATAGACCGCAAGAACTCGGCCTATACCAGGGCTTCCATAGAAAAGATGCGCTATCTTTTGAACAGCGACAGGAGCATCAAGGGCAAGATCGTCGAGTTGTTGACCCGGACGGCCTCCAGCCCGGCGGGCAGGCAAAGTGTTTTGCTGGAGCGGATGGCCGGCATCGTGCAGGCGTACAGGCAGGGATACCTTGACGAAAAATCGCTCTATCTTCGAGCCGCCGGGAACAGGGCGGCCGACGATACTCCCCTGCAGGCCCGTCCGGTGGAGGAGGACGCGGGTGAGCATTCCCTGGTAGAGTTCATGGACAGGGCCAGGAAAAGTTTCAGCCATGCCAGGGTGATGGCTTTTATGCAGGAACTCCTGGCCGGGCTGGAGGTAGTAAACAGCACCGAGATACCCCTTCGCGATGACGAGTCGTTCATCTTGCTGCTGTTGGCCGCCTTGAAAGGGAACGACAAGCAGGTGTTTTACCAGGTGGAGTTCCTGGAGGGATACCATGATAACAACGGCTACCGGATACCAAAGATGAGGTTCGTCAGAAAGGAAAGAAAAAATGTGGGTTGA